Proteins encoded by one window of Enterobacter pseudoroggenkampii:
- a CDS encoding alpha-2-macroglobulin family protein: MKPFRLAALSLALLTTFTLVGCDNSDDKSQAAAPAASTASTPKAAEKPNAETLAKLAAQSQGKALTLLDASEVQLDGAATLVLTFSVPLNPDQDFAKTVHVVDKKSGKVDGAWELAPNLKELRLRHLEPNRNLVVTVERGLQALNKATFGIDYEKALTTRDVEPTVGFASRGSLLPGKVVEGLPVMALNVNNVDVNFYRVKPESLASLVSQWEYRNSLTNWESDNLLKMAELVYTGRFDLNPARNTREKLLLPLKDIKPLQQSGVYIAVMNQAGHYNYSNAATLFTLSDIGLSAHRYHNRLDIFTQSLENGAAQSGVTVTLLNDKGQTLAEAKSDGDGHAKLETDKEAALILASKDGQTTLLDLKLPALDLAEFDIAGSPGYSKQFFMFGPRDLYRPGETVILNGLLRDSDGKPLPDQPVKLDVLRPDGQVARTIVVKPENGLYRFNYPLDSGAQTGMWHIRANTGDNLQRLWDFHVEDFMPERMALNLSGQKMPVSPQDNVDFNVVGYYLYGAPANGNSLQGQLFLRPLRDAVAALPGFQFGDIAEENLSRSLDEVQLTLDEQGRGQVTTESQWKEVHSPLQLILQASLLESGGRPVTRRAEQAIWPAAELPGIRPQFASKAVYDYRTDTTVNQPIVDENGNASFDIVYADASGAKKAVSGLQVRLIRERRDYFWNWSESEGWQSQFDQKDLVEGEQELTLKADETGKVTFPVEWGSYRLEVKAPDEMVSSVRFWAGYSWQDNSDGTGAARPDRVTLKLDKPAYQPGDTINLHIAAPAAGKGYAMIESSEGPLWWKEIDVPANGLDLAIPVDKAWKRHDLYLSTLVVRPGDKSKSATPKRAVGLLHLPMGDENRRLNIALDNPQKMRPNQTLSVKVKASVKEGAVPQKVNVLVSAVDSGVLNITDYVTPDPWQAFFGQKRYGADIYDIYGQVIEGQGRLAALRFGGDGDELKRGGKPPVNHVTIIAQQAQPVTLDANGEGTITLPIGDFNGELRLMAQAWTEEDFGSSESKIIVAAPVITELNTPRFLASGDTSRLTLDITNLTDKPQTLHVALTSTGKLVLEGAQPQPVQLPPGARSTLFIPVRALEGYGDGEVTAQVTGLQLPGETFAPQQKSWKIGVRPAFPAQTVNTGAMLNPGESWTAPAQHSNGFSPATLQGQLLLSGKPPLNLARYIRELQAYPYGCLEQTTSGLFPSLYTNAAQLTALGIKGDTDDKRRAAIDIGISRLLQMQREDGGFALWDKNGPEEYWLTAYVTDFLVRAGEQGYSVPADAVNNANSRLLRYLQDPGMMSIRYSDDTQASKFAVQAYAALVLARQQKAPLGALREIWDRHGQAASGLPLMQLGMALKLMGDAPRSQQALDLALKTPRNDSKNWMADYGSQLRDNALMLSLLEEYKLLPDAQNTLLNALSEQAFSQRWLSTQESNALFLAGRSLQTLSGTWQAKTSLSETASGGDKSLVQNVNGDELGALQVTNTGTTPLWVRLDSTGYPDYAPQPSSNVLQVERHILATDGSSKLLSSLKSGELVLVWLEVKASQNVPDALVVDLLPAGLELENQNLASSSASLQDSGSEVQNLLSQMQQADIQHMEFRDDRFVAAVPVNEGQPVTLVYLARAVTPGTYQVPVPMVESMYVPQWRATGAASGPLIVVP, from the coding sequence ATGAAACCGTTTCGCTTAGCCGCGCTCTCTCTTGCGCTGCTTACCACGTTTACGCTTGTCGGCTGTGATAACAGCGACGATAAATCTCAGGCTGCGGCTCCCGCGGCATCCACCGCATCCACACCGAAAGCCGCGGAAAAGCCAAATGCTGAAACGCTGGCTAAGCTCGCCGCCCAGAGCCAGGGAAAAGCGCTGACCCTGCTGGATGCCTCTGAAGTTCAGCTCGACGGTGCCGCCACGCTGGTACTGACATTCTCGGTTCCGCTGAATCCCGATCAGGATTTCGCGAAAACGGTGCATGTCGTGGACAAAAAAAGCGGCAAAGTTGACGGGGCGTGGGAGCTGGCGCCTAACCTGAAAGAGCTTCGCCTGCGTCATCTGGAGCCCAACCGCAACCTGGTCGTCACCGTTGAACGGGGCCTGCAGGCGTTGAACAAGGCGACGTTCGGCATTGATTATGAGAAAGCCCTGACCACCCGCGACGTTGAACCCACCGTTGGTTTTGCCAGCCGCGGCTCGCTGCTGCCGGGTAAGGTGGTGGAAGGTCTGCCGGTGATGGCGCTCAACGTCAACAATGTTGACGTCAACTTTTACCGCGTGAAGCCTGAATCGCTGGCCTCTCTTGTCAGCCAGTGGGAGTACCGCAACTCGCTGACCAACTGGGAGTCCGATAACCTGCTGAAGATGGCGGAGCTGGTTTACACCGGTCGATTCGATCTTAATCCGGCGCGCAATACGCGCGAAAAATTGCTGCTGCCCCTGAAGGATATTAAACCGCTCCAGCAGTCTGGCGTTTATATTGCGGTCATGAACCAGGCCGGGCACTACAACTATAGCAACGCCGCGACGCTCTTTACCTTAAGCGATATTGGCCTGTCCGCTCACCGTTATCATAATCGCCTGGACATCTTCACCCAGAGTCTGGAGAACGGTGCGGCGCAGTCTGGCGTCACCGTCACCCTGTTGAACGATAAAGGGCAGACGCTTGCCGAAGCGAAAAGCGACGGCGATGGCCACGCAAAGCTTGAGACCGACAAAGAGGCCGCGCTGATCCTGGCCAGTAAAGACGGCCAGACCACGCTGCTTGACCTCAAGCTGCCGGCTCTTGATCTGGCGGAGTTTGATATCGCAGGGAGTCCGGGCTACAGCAAGCAGTTCTTTATGTTTGGCCCACGCGATCTCTACCGCCCGGGCGAAACGGTGATCCTCAACGGCCTGCTGCGCGACAGTGACGGTAAGCCACTTCCCGATCAGCCCGTGAAGCTTGACGTGCTGCGTCCGGATGGACAGGTCGCGCGTACCATCGTCGTCAAGCCGGAGAACGGTCTCTATCGCTTCAACTATCCGCTGGACAGCGGGGCGCAGACCGGCATGTGGCATATCCGCGCCAACACGGGCGATAACCTGCAGCGTCTGTGGGACTTCCACGTCGAAGACTTCATGCCAGAGCGCATGGCGCTCAACCTGAGCGGACAAAAAATGCCGGTTTCACCGCAGGATAACGTGGACTTTAACGTGGTCGGCTATTACCTGTATGGCGCTCCGGCCAACGGTAACTCTCTGCAGGGCCAGCTCTTCCTGCGTCCGCTGCGTGACGCGGTGGCCGCGCTGCCGGGCTTCCAGTTTGGTGATATCGCCGAAGAGAATCTGAGCCGCAGCCTGGATGAAGTACAGCTTACGCTGGACGAGCAGGGACGTGGGCAGGTTACTACCGAAAGCCAATGGAAAGAGGTGCACTCTCCGCTGCAACTGATCCTGCAGGCCAGCCTGCTGGAGTCGGGCGGTCGTCCGGTGACGCGTCGTGCTGAGCAGGCCATCTGGCCCGCAGCGGAATTGCCGGGTATTCGCCCTCAGTTCGCCAGTAAAGCCGTTTACGACTACCGCACCGATACGACCGTCAACCAACCGATTGTTGATGAGAACGGCAACGCCAGCTTCGACATCGTGTATGCCGATGCTAGCGGCGCGAAAAAGGCCGTTTCCGGGTTACAGGTTCGTCTGATTCGCGAGCGTCGGGACTACTTCTGGAACTGGTCTGAGAGCGAAGGCTGGCAGTCTCAGTTCGATCAGAAAGATCTGGTCGAAGGTGAGCAGGAGCTGACGCTTAAGGCCGATGAAACGGGTAAAGTCACCTTCCCGGTGGAGTGGGGCTCTTATCGTCTGGAGGTGAAAGCGCCTGATGAGATGGTCAGCAGCGTGCGCTTCTGGGCGGGGTACAGCTGGCAGGATAACAGCGACGGCACCGGCGCGGCACGCCCTGACCGTGTGACCTTGAAACTGGATAAGCCAGCCTATCAGCCTGGCGACACCATCAACCTGCACATTGCCGCGCCAGCCGCAGGCAAGGGCTATGCGATGATCGAGTCCAGCGAAGGGCCGCTGTGGTGGAAAGAGATCGACGTACCGGCAAACGGACTGGATCTCGCTATCCCGGTCGACAAGGCCTGGAAGCGTCACGACCTCTACCTGAGTACACTGGTGGTACGTCCCGGAGATAAATCCAAATCCGCCACGCCGAAACGCGCGGTCGGCCTGCTGCATCTGCCGATGGGTGACGAAAATCGCCGCCTGAATATTGCGCTCGATAACCCGCAGAAAATGCGTCCAAACCAGACGCTCTCGGTGAAGGTGAAAGCCAGCGTGAAAGAGGGGGCCGTGCCGCAGAAGGTGAATGTCCTGGTATCGGCGGTGGACAGCGGCGTGCTGAATATTACCGATTACGTCACGCCGGATCCGTGGCAGGCTTTCTTTGGTCAGAAGCGTTACGGCGCGGATATCTACGATATTTACGGCCAGGTCATTGAAGGGCAGGGCCGTCTGGCCGCGCTGCGCTTTGGTGGCGATGGGGATGAACTGAAGCGCGGCGGCAAACCGCCGGTGAACCACGTCACCATCATTGCCCAGCAGGCGCAGCCGGTCACGCTGGATGCCAACGGGGAAGGCACGATTACATTGCCGATTGGAGACTTCAACGGTGAGCTGCGTCTGATGGCGCAGGCCTGGACGGAAGAGGATTTCGGCAGCAGCGAAAGCAAGATTATTGTGGCCGCGCCGGTCATTACCGAGCTGAATACCCCGCGCTTCCTGGCAAGCGGAGATACCTCGCGGCTGACGCTGGATATCACCAACCTGACCGACAAGCCGCAAACGCTGCACGTTGCCCTGACCTCTACCGGCAAACTGGTGCTTGAAGGCGCACAGCCGCAGCCGGTTCAGTTGCCGCCAGGTGCGCGCAGCACGCTGTTTATTCCGGTACGCGCACTGGAAGGCTATGGTGACGGTGAAGTGACCGCGCAGGTGACCGGCCTGCAGCTTCCGGGCGAGACTTTCGCACCGCAGCAAAAGAGCTGGAAAATCGGCGTGCGTCCGGCGTTCCCGGCGCAGACGGTCAATACCGGTGCCATGCTGAACCCTGGCGAATCGTGGACCGCACCGGCGCAGCATAGCAACGGCTTCTCTCCTGCCACCCTGCAGGGGCAACTGTTGCTGAGCGGCAAACCACCGCTCAACCTGGCGCGCTATATTCGTGAACTGCAGGCCTACCCGTACGGATGCCTGGAGCAAACCACCAGCGGACTGTTCCCGTCGCTCTACACCAACGCGGCGCAGCTTACTGCACTTGGCATCAAGGGCGACACCGATGACAAGCGCCGTGCAGCGATTGATATTGGCATCTCCCGTCTGCTGCAGATGCAGCGTGAAGACGGCGGGTTCGCGCTGTGGGATAAAAACGGTCCGGAAGAGTACTGGCTGACGGCCTACGTGACCGACTTCCTGGTGCGCGCGGGCGAGCAGGGTTACAGCGTGCCTGCAGATGCAGTGAATAACGCCAATAGCCGCCTGCTGCGCTATCTGCAGGACCCGGGCATGATGTCCATTCGCTATAGCGACGATACTCAGGCCAGCAAGTTCGCTGTGCAGGCCTATGCCGCACTGGTACTGGCACGTCAGCAAAAAGCGCCGCTGGGCGCGCTGCGTGAAATCTGGGATCGTCACGGACAGGCGGCTTCCGGTCTGCCGCTGATGCAGCTGGGCATGGCGCTCAAACTGATGGGCGATGCGCCGCGCAGCCAGCAGGCGCTGGACCTGGCACTTAAAACGCCGCGTAACGACAGCAAAAACTGGATGGCCGATTATGGCAGCCAGCTTCGCGATAACGCGCTGATGCTCTCTCTTCTCGAGGAGTACAAGCTGCTGCCGGATGCGCAAAATACGCTGCTGAATGCCCTGTCTGAACAGGCCTTCAGCCAGCGCTGGCTGTCAACGCAGGAGAGCAACGCGCTGTTCCTGGCAGGACGTTCGCTGCAAACCTTGTCCGGTACGTGGCAGGCGAAAACCTCTCTGTCTGAGACAGCATCAGGCGGCGATAAGTCACTGGTGCAAAACGTGAACGGCGACGAGCTTGGCGCGCTGCAGGTCACCAATACCGGAACGACACCGCTGTGGGTCCGCCTTGATAGCACCGGTTATCCTGACTATGCTCCTCAGCCGAGCTCGAACGTGCTGCAGGTTGAACGTCATATCCTGGCAACCGATGGCAGCAGTAAATTGCTCTCTTCCCTGAAGAGCGGCGAACTGGTGCTGGTGTGGCTGGAAGTTAAAGCCAGCCAGAACGTGCCGGACGCGCTGGTGGTGGATCTCCTCCCTGCGGGTCTGGAGCTGGAAAACCAGAACCTGGCAAGCAGCAGCGCCAGCCTGCAGGACAGCGGTAGCGAAGTGCAGAACCTGCTCAGCCAGATGCAGCAGGCGGATATTCAGCATATGGAATTCCGCGATGACCGCTTTGTGGCTGCCGTGCCGGTAAACGAAGGTCAGCCGGTCACGCTGGTCTATCTGGCCCGTGCCGTGACGCCAGGAACCTACCAGGTGCCGGTGCCGATGGTCGAGTCTATGTATGTGCCGCAGTGGCGGGCAACGGGGGCGGCCAGCGGCCCGCTGATTGTTGTTCCGTAA
- a CDS encoding PTS transporter subunit EIIC — translation MKRAVNALQNFGKSLYGPVLILPIVGLFIAFGNVLGNGNLAEYLPFLGHPLIQHIGQLIAKSAVSVLVNLALVFAVGIPIGLATRDKGYAALIGLVTFVVFINAMNVTLQLQGALAPAAQMKAAGQTMVLGVQVLEMGVFAGILTGALSGYLYNKYSGVQFNGAMAIYSGHCFVAIVMLPVSMLLGVVMSELWPFAQQGISALALAIKGSGPFGVAIYGFLERILVPTGLHHLVYTPFLYTELGGTQEVCGTVYQGARNIYFAEMACPQVKQLSSTVVWDARGISKMFGLPAAALAMYMTARPERKAAAKAILIPAALTSLLVGVTEPIEFSFLFVAPLLFVVHAVLTGIGMMLFSLLGVHAIGANGIIDFILYNLPLGTEKSNWPMYILVGLIMFALYFVVFRFLILRFNMKTPGREDEDQETRLYSKQEYQAKGNNDGLGESIVVGLGGRENIEVVDNCYTRLRITVKDVAIIDEPRLKTTGAKGIIKQGNNVQVVYGLHVKKMREAVETFL, via the coding sequence ATGAAACGAGCCGTGAACGCCCTACAAAATTTCGGAAAATCATTGTACGGACCGGTACTTATCTTACCGATCGTCGGTCTGTTCATTGCCTTTGGTAACGTGCTGGGTAACGGTAATCTCGCGGAGTATCTGCCGTTTCTTGGCCATCCCCTGATTCAGCATATTGGTCAGCTTATCGCGAAATCTGCCGTGTCGGTGCTGGTGAACCTGGCGCTGGTGTTTGCGGTAGGGATCCCGATTGGTCTGGCGACGCGTGATAAAGGCTATGCCGCGCTGATTGGTCTGGTGACCTTTGTCGTATTCATCAACGCCATGAACGTCACGCTGCAGCTGCAGGGCGCGCTGGCGCCAGCTGCTCAGATGAAAGCGGCCGGACAAACCATGGTGCTGGGCGTGCAGGTGCTGGAGATGGGCGTTTTTGCCGGGATCCTGACCGGTGCGCTCTCCGGCTATCTGTACAACAAATACTCCGGCGTACAGTTTAACGGCGCGATGGCGATTTACTCCGGCCACTGTTTTGTCGCCATTGTGATGCTTCCGGTCTCCATGCTGCTCGGCGTAGTGATGAGCGAACTGTGGCCGTTTGCCCAGCAAGGTATTAGCGCCCTGGCGCTGGCCATCAAAGGTTCCGGACCGTTTGGCGTGGCCATCTACGGCTTCCTGGAACGCATTCTGGTCCCCACTGGCCTGCACCATCTGGTCTATACCCCGTTCCTCTATACCGAACTCGGGGGCACGCAGGAGGTCTGCGGCACGGTGTATCAGGGCGCGCGCAATATCTATTTTGCCGAAATGGCCTGCCCGCAGGTGAAGCAGCTCAGCAGCACCGTGGTGTGGGACGCCCGCGGCATCAGCAAGATGTTTGGCCTGCCCGCCGCGGCGCTGGCGATGTATATGACTGCCAGGCCAGAGCGTAAAGCGGCGGCCAAAGCGATTCTGATCCCGGCGGCGCTGACCTCGCTGCTGGTCGGCGTCACCGAGCCGATTGAATTCTCCTTCCTGTTCGTCGCCCCGCTGCTGTTCGTGGTGCACGCGGTGCTGACCGGCATCGGCATGATGCTGTTCTCCCTGCTGGGCGTTCACGCCATCGGCGCCAACGGGATTATCGACTTCATCCTCTACAACCTGCCGCTCGGCACGGAGAAGTCCAACTGGCCGATGTACATCCTAGTCGGGCTGATCATGTTCGCCCTCTACTTCGTGGTGTTCCGCTTCCTGATCCTGCGCTTCAACATGAAAACGCCGGGCCGTGAAGATGAGGACCAGGAGACGCGCCTCTACAGCAAGCAGGAGTACCAGGCGAAGGGCAATAACGACGGTCTGGGCGAGTCCATCGTGGTGGGGCTGGGCGGCCGGGAAAATATTGAAGTGGTGGACAACTGCTACACCCGCTTACGCATCACGGTAAAGGACGTCGCCATTATCGACGAGCCGCGTCTGAAGACGACCGGCGCGAAAGGGATTATCAAACAAGGTAACAACGTTCAGGTGGTCTATGGGCTGCATGTCAAAAAAATGCGAGAAGCCGTTGAGACGTTTCTCTGA